A window of the Cannabis sativa cultivar Pink pepper isolate KNU-18-1 chromosome X, ASM2916894v1, whole genome shotgun sequence genome harbors these coding sequences:
- the LOC133032270 gene encoding uncharacterized protein LOC133032270 produces the protein MERLPVLIKSNGQWNEDHNYVNYVASGEFKPTKCKYEELLQILLTSLGCENSSTTLQIQYQAKEGIPPIKICNDRSLYFYLELKMKETDFTTYPLCVNQQNNNTTPAATPNSISTTTPYEYNVAMIENNTTTLENNITTTESYTTGQQTKEGEQSETIEDEEDKFDIIDYANLVAEEMVEQLENTSKKLDPEIDINNAKLITDKQHPEVEKGQAYKDKETLKNVLSYFAIKNNFQYKVWKSCSQEYSLKCVYESCNWSLRASRNGPTNTFIIRRFSNMHTCPINIRHEDQRQATSKLIGECIKPKFLNIKTKATAMDIKGELKYRFGIKMNYMKAWRSKEHAVNDLRGNASDSYSLIPSFLHMVEKTNPGSFVDLKTAEDNSLLFVFMALDASIKGWGACRPIVVVDGTFLKAAYGGTLLCACTQDAAGHIFPLAFCVADSENDQSWKWFFKKFKEAYGVREHQCLISDRNESLIKAAREIYPEIAHSYCGYHILSNLKTSFKQHAAKYNLPFFGAVKAYTEKQFEFHMAELDGLDKRIRPYLKKIGYEKWSRIHSQNKRYSTMTSNISESLNAANLAARELPITTLLECLRALVQQWTHTNRTKAQNTFTKLPPTGEDILLKNYTYSLNLEVKATTDYFFEVTRMKESWEVDLEKRTCTCNRFQIDEMPCGHAVAVMREMNMDPYTYCSDYYTKKNWLATYSGTVYPIGHQSEWEVPEEVKNIIVLPPHERVKSGRPKTLRRKAGWEKDQHNKCSKCGELGHNKRTCSRRRRRE, from the exons ATGGAACGTCTACCAGTACTCATCaagagcaatggacaatggAATGAAGATCACAATTATGTGAACTATGTGGCTAGTGGAGAATTCAAACCAACAAAATGCAAGTACGAAGAGCTACTGCAAATACTGCTTACTTCATTGGGGTGCGAAAACAGCAGCACAACACTACAAATACAGTACCAAGCTAAAGAAGGAATACCACCGATCAAAATATGCAACGATCGAAGCCTCTACTTTTACTTGGAATTGAAAATGAAGGAAACAGATTTCACTACATATCCACTATGTGTCAACCAGCAAAACAACAACACAACACCTGCTGCAACACCAAATTCGATATCCACAACAACACCGTATGAATATAATGTGGCAATGAtcgaaaacaacacaacaacgcttgaaaacaacataacaacAACAGAATCATACACAACGGGACAGCAAACAAAAGAAGGGGAACAGTCAGAAACAATAGAAGATGAGGAGGACAAATTCGACATAATTGACTATGCAAATCTGGTTGCTGAAGAAATGGTAGAACAACttgaaaacaccagtaaaaaacTGGATCCAGAAATCGACATCAACAATGCAAAGTTAATAACAGACAAGCAACACCCCGAAGTGGAAAAAGGACAggcatacaaagacaaagaaactcTAAAAAATGTCCTCAGCTACTTCGCAATCAAAAACAACTTTCAGTACAAAGTGTGGAAGTCGTGCTCTCAAGAGTACAGTCTGAAATGTGTTTACGAAAGCTGCAATTGGTCACTAAGAGCATCGAGAAATGGCCCAACAAACACATTCATAATCAGGAG GTTCTCAAATATGCACACATGCCCCATAAATATTAGGCATGAAGACCAAAGGCAAGCAACATCGAAACTGATAGGGGAATGCATAAAACCGAAGTTCTTGAACATAAAGACCAAGGCAACAGCGATGGACATAAAAGGGGAGTTGAAATACAGATTTGGCATCAAAATGAACTATATGAAAGCTTGGAGAAGTAAGGAACATGCAGTAAACGACTTGAGAGGTAATGCTAGTGACTCGTACAGCCTAATACCGAGTTTCTTACACATGGTGGAAAAAACAAACCCTGGATCATTTGTCGATCTGAAAACGGCAGAAGACAACAGCTTGCTCTTCGTTTTCATGGCGTTGGATGCATCCATAAAAGGGTGGGGAGCATGCAGACCGATAGTTGTTGTGGACGGAACGTTCCTCAAAGCAGCTTATGGGGGAACTTTGTTGTGCGCATGCACACAAGATGCAGCAGGTCATATTTTTCCACTAGCGTTTTGTGTTGCAGATTCTGAGAATGACCAATCTTGGAAATGgttcttcaaaaaatttaaagaagcgTATGGGGTACGGGAACACCAATGCCTAATTTCAGACAGGAATGAAAGCCTCATCAAAGCAGCAAGAGAAATCTATCCAGAAATTGCACACAGTTACTGCGGTTACCACATTTTGAGCAACCTTAAAACAAGCTTCAAACAACATGCTGCCAAATACAATCTGCCATTCTTTGGAGCAGTCAAAGCCTACACAGAAAAGCAATTCGAGTTCCACATGGCTGAATTGGATGGATTGGACAAACGCATAAGACCTTACCTAAAAAAAATCGGTTATGAAAAGTGGTCAAGAATTCATAGCCAAAACAAGAGGTATTCCACAATGACCTCAAACATATCAGAATCACTGAACGCTGCAAATTTGGCAGCAAGGGAGCTACCAATTACAACGCTGCTAGAATGCTTGAGAGCATTGGTGCAACAATGGACCCATACTAATAGGACAAAAGCACAAAACACCTTCACTAAGCTACCACCAACTGGAGAAGACATACTGTTGAAAAATTACACGTACTCATTGAATCTGgag gTTAAAGCAACAACAGATTACTTTTTTGAGGTAACAAGAATGAAAGAATCGTGGGAAGTAGACCTCGAAAAAAGAACATGCACGTGCAACAGGTTCCAAATAGATGAAATGCCATGCGGGCACGCTGTGGCTGTGATGAGGGAGATGAACATGGACCCGTACACCTACTGTTCAGAttactacacaaaaaaaaattggctgGCAACTTATTCAGGGACAGTTTACCCAATAGGACACCAAAGTGAGTGGGAGGTACCGGAAGAAGTGAAGAATATTATAGTCTTGCCTCCACATGAAAGAGTAAAATCAGGAAGACCAAAAACATTAAGAAGGAAGGCTGGATGGGAAAAGGATCAACACAACAAGTGCAGCAAATGTGGTGAACTGGggcataacaaaagaacatgcAGCAGAAGACGTAGAAgggaataa
- the LOC115716000 gene encoding uncharacterized protein LOC115716000, with amino-acid sequence MNWSNIVLRGGPPGKVVSSEEIDVVDSGRYNEFGWGKHCFDITMHSLKGKIDSGYKRVVRSDEDGGYYRLLGFPLAIQFWFFECCPYVIEKLSLYSNVGIPRILNWPKLPKDKEGMVKMDVMNTLIFDRSLKELKLRNITPTSVERLSLSLTDLFSGETTPEAVKLKIKGGSKPAGQPGFMGASSSSAHENVSRVEFEEFKKCLSVVVSQQGILMKSVAEMNKKLDILIESSQGGLTHNGSQSEDALRTSENEDDEDSTSEEDEDDKFDDDKGDDHHDDETDDDLGGDGVGAGQDEAHTGDVRNDEGVVVPEVVSRDDDTGKVDDAKNSDPVEPLAEIKQPEQSQGGEENIDVDATIASAVKAVENLIGSSTHAPASVETSEKTDLEMVVFQETPILRPQKRDRKKGAVLKSPFIELASGASKSGSSSVSPDDSVYKVVKYVRGLCPLDNKIGEPVDPQLEAESVKWVDTGLRKHKSNTTANVYCKGKDTIFPPFRFGVEDISNKMWFHNLAYPNCFLTNSHIDIIFYYLRKKIMYSAEPKIKVTTTDCLFCSSITSLYEKFVEKNNDISVLSLSHNVAQYIQGGKILCATPWHLVDHVVMPINVKLQDHWICGRLNIVDRRIYLYNSLRSGRYMTAAKEAWKPFSVILPYYFSMLDFKGLRNEAKFSTMEPFPIVVVDGLPEQVTADCGVFVASFAEYFIDGKPIPSSDFDVEIHRDRLAVLFYQYGMKKQTENIESESEAPPSLPKK; translated from the exons ATGAATTGGTCAAACATTGTTTTAAGGG GTGGTCCCCCGGGTAAAGTTGTTTCGTCTGAGGAAATAGATGTTGTCGATAGTGGTCGATATAATGAATTTGGTTGGGGCAAACATTGTTTTGATATCACTATGCATTCTTTGAAGGGTAAGATAGATTCTGGTTATAAGAGGGTAGTTCGTAGTGACGAGGATGGTGGGTATTACAGGTTATTGGGTTTTCCTTTGGCTATTCAATTCTGGTTTTTCGAGTGTTGCCCGTATGTTATTGAGAAACTGTCGTTGTACTCAAATGTTGGCATTCCAAGGATTTTGAATTGGCCTAAATTACCCAAGGACAAGGAGGGTATGGTGAAAATGGATGTCATGAACACCCTCATTTTCGATCGGTCTTTGAAAGAG ttaaaattaagaaacatcACTCCAACTTCCGTTGAGAGATTGAGTTTGAGCCTCACTGATTTATTCTCTGGTGAGACTACTCCCGAGgctgtaaaattaaaaattaaaggtgGTTCCAAGCCTGCTGGTCAACCTGGCTTCATGGGTGCTTCTTCATCATCTGCTCATGAGAATGTCTCCCGAGTTGAGTTTGAGGAATTTAAAAAGTGTTTATCTGTTGTTGTCAGCCAGCAAGGGATACTTATGAAATCTGTTGCTGAGATGAACAAGAAGCTGGACATTCTTATTGAG TCATCCCAAGGTGGTCTTACTCACAATGGATCTCAGTCTGAAGATGCTCTTCGTACTTCAGAAAATGAGGATGATGAAGATTCCActtcggaggaagacgaggatgATAAATTCGACGATGACAAAGGAGATGATCATCATGACGATGAAACTGATGATGATCTGGGTGGAGATGGTGTTGGTGCTGGTCAGGATGAGGCTCACACGGGCGATGTTCGTAACGATGAGGGTGTTGTTGTCCCCGAGGTTGTTTCGAGGGATGATGATACCGGCAAGGTGGATGATGCCAAGAATTCTGACCCTGTGGAACCTCTTGCAGAGATCAAACAG CCTGAACAGTCTCAAGGTGGGGAGGAGAACATTGATGTTGATGCAACAATTGCATCTGCTGTTAAAGCTGTGGAGAATTTG atcGGTTCCTCAACTCATGCCCCTGCTTCTGTTGAGACTTCTGAGAAGACTGATCTTGAAATGGTTGTTTTTCAAGAGACTCCTATTTTACGTCCTCAAAAGAGGGATCGGAAGAAAGGAGCTGTTTTGAAATCCCCATTCATTGAGCTTGCTTCTGGTGCATCTAAATCAGGTTCATCCTCAGTTTCTCCTGATGATTCTGTGTATAAGGTCGTTAAATATGTGCGTGGTTTGTGCCCGTTGGACAACAAGATTGGTGAACCTGTCGATCCGCAATTGGAAGCTGAGTCTGTCAAGTGGGTTGATACAGGTCTTAGAAAGCATAAATCTAA cACAACAGCTAATGTGTATTGTAAGGGTAAGGATACAATATTTCCGCCATTTCGTTTTGGTGTTGAGGACATTAGCAACAAGATGTGGTTTCACAACCTTGCCTACCCTAATTGTTTCCTTACCAAttct caCATTGACATCATTTTCTATTATCTCCGTAAGAAAATAATGTACTCAGCCGAGCCGAAAATCAAAGTCACCACAACTGATTGCCTCTTTTGTTCTAGCATAACAAGTTTGTATGAGAAGTTTGTTGAGAAAAACAACGATATATCTGTGTTGTCTCTTTCTCACAATGTGGCCCAGTACATTCAAGGTGGTAAGATATTATGTGCCACTCCTTGGCATTTGGTTGATCATGTTGTTATGCCTATCAATGTAAAATTACAGGATCATTGGATTTGTGGTCGTCTAAACATAGTTGACAGACGGATATATCTGTACAATTCATTGCGTTCTGGAAGGTATATGACAGCTGCAAAAGAGGCTTGGAAGcctttttctgttattttaccATATTACTTCTCTATGTTAGACTTCAAAGGCCTTCGCAACGAAGCTAAGTTTAGCACTATGGAACCGTTCcctattgttgttgttgatggtTTACCCGAGCAGGTCACAGC tgaTTGTGGTGTTTTTGTAGCATCATTTGCTGAGTATTTCATTGATGGCAAACCCATCCCATCCTCTGATTTTGATGTGGAAATTCACCGCGATCGTTTGGCTGTGTTATTTTATCAATATGGCATGAAGAAGCAAACTGAGAACATTGAAAGTGAATCCGAGGCCCCTCCCAGCCTTCCCAAGAAGTGA